In Amphiura filiformis chromosome 1, Afil_fr2py, whole genome shotgun sequence, the following are encoded in one genomic region:
- the LOC140159708 gene encoding ADP-ribosylhydrolase ARH1-like has protein sequence MSFSRFLSVPNIKYCYSKVLVHQLLRVRLVHQLLRVRLVHQLLRVMEERYIAAMVLSGVGDAMGFKGGDWEFNFVGEDIHKDLKKLGGIKKLHIKLKKWPVSDDTVLHIATAKALCTNKPIGDTLYMELAHTYKKGALDMSGRSPGGTTTQNIHMFKMSDPKGYVVPFNRRGGGCGAAMRAMCIGLRYHKPEQLKDLIAIAVESGRMTHNCPTGYLGSLASALFTSYAVQNKPIREWGVGLMDTLPKALDYITEIGRDVEENKENWSYFTEQWTAYLQNRGLTDGQSDPTFPEPYGIKERDAFYKSVSFKGWGGASGHDAPMIAYDAFLGASDSWEELCHRGMIHGGDNDSTGVMAGCWYGVMHGFEGVPKINYKDLEYRDVLTDLGKELYKLTQKD, from the exons GTACTTGTACATCAACTACTCAGAGTGAGACTTGTACATCAACTACTCAGAGTGAGACTTGTACATCAACTACTCAGAGTGATGGAGGAACGCTACATTGCAGCAATGGTTCTCAGTGGTGTGGGTGATGCAATGGGATTCAAAGGAGGTGACTGGGAGTTCAATTTTGTTGGAGAGGATATTCACAAGGATCTAAAGAAACTGGGTGGTATCAAGAAACTTCACATTAAAT TAAAAAAATGGCCAGTGAGTGATGACACAGTGCTTCATATAGCAACAGCCAAAG CTTTATGTACCAATAAACCAATTGGTGATACATTATATATGGAGTTAGCACACACATACAAGAAAGGAGCACTGGATATGAGTGGTCGATCCCCAG GTGGAACAACAACGCAAAATATCCACATGTTTAAGATGAGTGATCCAAAAGGCTATGTTGTACCCTTTAATAGAAg AGGTGGTGGTTGTGGAGCTGCAATGAGAGCcatgtgtataggcctacgctACCATAAACCAGAGCAGCTTAAAGATCTCATAGCGATAGCTGTAGAGAGTGGTAGAATGACACATAACTGTCCAACTGGGTACCTTGGAAGTTTAGCTTCAGCACTATTTACTTCATATGCTGTGCAAAATAAACCTA TCAGAGAATGGGGTGTTGGACTCATGGACACATTACCAAAAGCACTGGACTACATCACAGAAATAGGAAGAGATGtggaagaaaacaaagaaaattg GTCATATTTTACAGAGCAGTGGACTGCATATTTACAGAATAGAGGCCTAACAGATGGCCAGTCTGACCCAACATTTCCTGAGCCATATGGCATCAAAGAAAGAGATGCTTTCTACAAGTCTGTTAGTTTTAAAGGATGGGGTGGGGCAAGTGGACATGATGCACCAATGATTGC TTATGATGCCTTCCTTGGAGCCAGTGATTCATGGGAAGAGTTATGTCATCGAGGCATGATACACGGAGGTGACAATGATTCTACAGGTGTGATGGCTGGATGCTGGTATGGTGTAATGCATGGATTCGAAGGAGTACCCAAAATTAATTACAAG GATTTGGAGTATAGAGATGTACTTACAGACCTTGGGAAGGAGCTATACAAGCTAACACAAAAAGATTAG